In a single window of the Chionomys nivalis chromosome 11, mChiNiv1.1, whole genome shotgun sequence genome:
- the LOC130883460 gene encoding migration and invasion enhancer 1-like: MSGEPGQVSVVPTPGEVEAGSGVHIVVEYCEPCGFEATYLELASAVKEEYLGIEIESRHGGTGAFEIEINGQLVFSKLENGGFPYEKDLIEAIRRASNGEPLEKITNSRPPCVIL, encoded by the coding sequence ATGAGTGGGGAGCCAGGACAGGTGTCCGTAGTGCCCACTCCcggggaggtggaagcaggcagTGGAGTCCACATTGTGGTGGAGTACTGTGAACCCTGCGGCTTTGAGGCGACCTACCTGGAGCTGGCGAGCGCCGTGAAGGAGGAGTATCTGGGCATCGAGATTGAGTCGCGACACGGGGGAACAGGGGCCTTTGAGATTGAGATCAATGGACAGTTGGTGTTCTCCAAGCTGGAGAATGGGGGTTTTCCTTATGAGAAAGATCTCATCGAGGCCATCCGAAGAGCCAGCAATGGAGAACCTTTAGAAAAAATCACCAATAGCCGGCCTCCCTGTGTCATCCTGTGA